A genomic window from Clostridium aceticum includes:
- the fusA gene encoding elongation factor G translates to MKIYEAGKIRNIALLGHGGCGKTTLTESALYTAKLINRIGRVEDGNTVSDFDKEEIARKISINTSVIPMEWEGHKINFIDTPGYFDFVGEVQSSIKVAGGLIILVDATSGIEVGTEKAWDYAEDKKKPTFMFVNKMDRENADFDKVLNELREKFGKKVAPFQIPLGEKESFIGNINVVKMIAKEYDGKTCTEKPIPEDKMQQVAEIREMLMESVAETDEMLLEKYFAGEEFTQEEIQNGLRKGILSGEIVPVLCGATAKNIGIHSLLNMINDYSPSPMDMPPKQGKHPHKDEVVERSLEENQPFSAQVFKTIADPYMGKISIFKVISGSLKADMEVVNANKDEKEKIGNLFLLRGKNQIDISEVKAGDIAAVAKLQHTNTGDTLCSVSDPIIYSGIEFDQPQLYLAVEPKARGDEEKISSGLQRLAEEDPSFSFERNVETKQTLIRGHGELHIKVITSKLKNKFGVEVELSDPIVPYRETIKGKSDVQGKHKKQSGGHGQYGDVKIRFEPAVEGFEFNEEIFGGSVPKSYIPAVEKGLRECLESGALAGYPVVNIKATLYDGSYHDVDSSEMAFKIAASLAFKKGIETAKPVLLEPIVKVNVIVPEEYMGDIMGDLNKRRGRIIGMEPQPKGMQMVAAEVPQSEMFKYAIDLRSMTQARGVFTMEFVRYEEAPQMISEKVVEAAKAAKV, encoded by the coding sequence ATGAAAATATACGAAGCTGGCAAAATAAGAAATATCGCATTATTAGGACACGGAGGATGTGGCAAGACCACACTAACAGAATCAGCATTATACACGGCTAAACTTATCAATCGAATTGGTAGAGTGGAAGACGGGAATACGGTTTCAGACTTTGATAAAGAGGAAATAGCGAGAAAAATATCTATTAATACTTCTGTTATTCCCATGGAGTGGGAAGGGCACAAGATTAACTTTATAGATACTCCTGGTTATTTTGACTTTGTTGGTGAAGTGCAGAGTTCTATTAAAGTAGCGGGCGGATTGATCATATTAGTCGATGCTACTAGTGGTATTGAAGTAGGAACTGAAAAGGCATGGGACTATGCCGAAGATAAGAAAAAACCAACATTTATGTTTGTAAACAAAATGGATAGAGAAAATGCTGATTTTGATAAAGTGTTGAATGAATTAAGAGAAAAATTTGGTAAAAAAGTAGCACCTTTTCAAATCCCTCTAGGCGAAAAAGAAAGTTTTATTGGAAATATTAATGTTGTAAAAATGATTGCTAAAGAGTATGATGGTAAAACTTGTACAGAAAAGCCTATTCCAGAAGATAAAATGCAGCAGGTAGCAGAAATTAGAGAAATGCTGATGGAATCGGTTGCAGAAACAGATGAAATGTTATTAGAAAAGTATTTTGCAGGAGAAGAATTTACCCAAGAAGAAATCCAAAATGGATTGCGTAAAGGAATTCTTAGTGGTGAGATTGTACCTGTATTGTGTGGTGCTACTGCTAAAAACATAGGAATTCACAGCTTACTGAACATGATCAATGATTATTCCCCATCTCCTATGGATATGCCACCGAAACAAGGAAAACATCCTCATAAGGATGAGGTAGTAGAACGGTCTTTAGAGGAAAATCAGCCTTTTTCTGCTCAAGTATTCAAGACCATTGCAGATCCATATATGGGTAAAATTTCAATATTTAAAGTGATATCAGGTAGTCTAAAGGCAGACATGGAAGTTGTAAATGCCAACAAAGATGAAAAAGAAAAAATCGGAAACCTGTTTTTATTAAGAGGTAAAAACCAAATAGACATATCGGAAGTAAAGGCTGGAGATATAGCAGCAGTAGCTAAGCTGCAGCATACCAATACTGGAGATACGCTATGCAGTGTGAGTGACCCTATTATTTATAGTGGTATAGAATTTGATCAACCCCAATTATATCTTGCAGTAGAGCCTAAGGCTAGAGGGGATGAGGAAAAAATAAGTTCTGGCCTACAGCGTCTAGCGGAGGAAGATCCATCCTTCAGCTTTGAACGAAATGTAGAGACAAAACAGACGTTAATTCGAGGTCATGGTGAACTTCACATCAAAGTAATCACTAGTAAGCTAAAAAATAAATTTGGTGTTGAAGTAGAACTAAGTGATCCTATCGTTCCATATAGAGAAACAATTAAAGGTAAATCTGACGTACAAGGAAAACACAAAAAACAGTCTGGAGGACATGGACAGTATGGAGATGTTAAGATAAGATTTGAACCTGCTGTGGAAGGGTTTGAATTTAATGAAGAAATCTTTGGAGGTTCTGTACCAAAGTCTTATATACCAGCGGTGGAAAAAGGTTTAAGAGAGTGTTTAGAATCTGGTGCTTTAGCAGGTTATCCCGTAGTAAATATCAAGGCGACGCTTTATGATGGTTCTTATCATGATGTAGATTCATCAGAGATGGCTTTTAAGATTGCTGCCTCCTTAGCCTTTAAAAAGGGAATAGAAACTGCTAAACCAGTGTTATTAGAGCCAATTGTAAAAGTCAACGTTATTGTTCCAGAGGAGTATATGGGAGATATTATGGGGGACTTAAATAAACGGCGTGGTAGAATTATAGGTATGGAACCACAACCAAAAGGAATGCAAATGGTAGCGGCAGAAGTACCTCAATCAGAAATGTTTAAGTATGCCATTGATCTTCGATCTATGACCCAAGCTAGAGGTGTCTTTACAATGGAGTTTGTGAGATATGAAGAAGCACCTCAAATGATTAGTGAAAAGGTAGTGGAAGCTGCTAAAGCAGCAAAAGTATAA